From the genome of Colwellia psychrerythraea 34H, one region includes:
- a CDS encoding flagellar motor protein MotB — protein MKRVRKRRAAVEHDNIHRWLVSYADYMTLMFALFVVLYAMAMVNEKPFESITESFGRVFQASEEETKNRGHGDGVLMVNTSKTNIKLYGNGILDIAGPELLDNEKNLSNISDAKVGSNLSSLEKELHTALYELVESGFAQLQIDGDWLEIELNSGLLFPSGSSSATLSAEAILTVIYDVIGQASNFIRVRGYTDNQVINNEIYSSNWELSVFRATAILRVLEKLGLNPARMAIEGYGQYYPSADNLTSEGRAKNRKVVVAISKYGLEKANLLQPPTIALPDIEKVKIAQDSNEIDLDGSNDIKVIRLKNGGIRITTRNENDVDIDNNPE, from the coding sequence ATGAAGCGTGTGCGTAAAAGAAGAGCCGCGGTAGAACATGATAATATTCACCGTTGGTTGGTCTCTTATGCCGACTATATGACCTTGATGTTTGCCCTTTTCGTGGTGTTATACGCAATGGCAATGGTAAACGAAAAGCCTTTTGAAAGTATCACAGAGTCCTTTGGTCGAGTGTTCCAAGCTTCGGAAGAAGAAACTAAAAATAGAGGTCATGGTGATGGCGTTTTAATGGTTAATACCAGTAAAACGAATATCAAATTATATGGCAATGGTATCTTAGATATTGCTGGGCCTGAGTTACTCGATAACGAAAAAAACTTGTCAAACATCTCTGATGCAAAGGTAGGCAGTAATTTAAGTTCTTTAGAGAAAGAACTTCATACGGCTTTATATGAACTTGTTGAATCCGGTTTCGCACAATTACAAATTGATGGTGATTGGTTAGAAATTGAATTAAATAGTGGTTTACTCTTCCCCAGTGGTTCATCATCAGCCACTCTCTCCGCTGAAGCTATTTTGACAGTGATTTATGATGTGATTGGTCAAGCAAGTAATTTCATTCGGGTAAGAGGGTATACTGATAATCAAGTCATTAATAATGAAATATATTCTTCAAATTGGGAGTTGTCTGTTTTTCGAGCTACCGCCATTTTGAGAGTTTTAGAAAAATTAGGACTAAATCCCGCTCGTATGGCTATTGAAGGATATGGACAATATTATCCTAGTGCAGATAATTTAACCTCTGAAGGCAGGGCAAAAAACAGGAAAGTAGTTGTTGCTATTTCAAAGTATGGCTTAGAAAAGGCCAACTTACTGCAACCGCCAACAATCGCTTTACCAGATATTGAAAAGGTAAAGATAGCGCAAGATTCCAATGAAATAGATCTAGACGGATCAAATGATATCAAGGTTATTAGGTTAAAAAATGGTGGTATTCGTATCACAACTCGAAATGAAAATGATGTAGACATTGATAATAACCCTGAATAA
- a CDS encoding ParA family protein — MVVWTVANQKGGVGKTTTTIALAGILAEQGHRVLLIDTDPHASLSYYFGIESEDLDLSVYELFTQVSSREQILQTLCPSQYPNIDILPATMGLATLDRSLGNKGGMGLVLKKVVQKVADSYDYVLMDCPPVLGVLMVNALAAADRIIIPVQTEFLALKGLDRMIRTMEIMQGEQDAPFKYTIVPTMFDKRTKASIVAFKKLQEVYTYKIWPGVIPVDTNFRNASSEQKVPSDYAANSRGTLAYKSLLNYLVKQCMQHKEVER, encoded by the coding sequence TTGGTAGTTTGGACAGTTGCAAATCAAAAAGGTGGAGTTGGTAAAACTACTACAACGATAGCACTTGCTGGTATTTTAGCTGAGCAAGGACATCGAGTCTTATTGATTGATACTGATCCCCATGCATCATTAAGTTATTATTTTGGTATTGAGTCAGAAGATTTAGACCTGAGTGTCTATGAGTTATTTACCCAGGTATCATCAAGGGAGCAAATTCTACAGACCTTATGCCCAAGTCAATACCCTAATATCGACATTTTACCCGCTACTATGGGCTTAGCTACTTTAGATCGTTCATTAGGTAACAAGGGTGGTATGGGCTTGGTACTAAAAAAAGTAGTACAAAAAGTAGCAGATAGTTATGATTATGTATTGATGGATTGTCCACCTGTACTTGGTGTGCTTATGGTAAATGCCTTGGCCGCCGCCGACCGAATTATTATTCCGGTTCAAACTGAATTTTTAGCTCTAAAAGGTTTAGACCGCATGATTAGAACTATGGAAATTATGCAAGGAGAGCAAGATGCTCCCTTTAAATATACAATAGTGCCAACTATGTTTGATAAAAGAACAAAAGCCTCAATTGTGGCCTTTAAAAAGTTACAGGAAGTTTATACTTATAAGATATGGCCTGGAGTGATTCCAGTGGATACTAATTTTAGGAATGCGAGCTCTGAGCAAAAAGTGCCATCAGATTATGCTGCCAACTCTAGAGGCACGTTAGCTTATAAAAGTTTATTAAATTATTTGGTCAAGCAGTGCATGCAGCACAAAGAGGTTGAACGCTAA
- a CDS encoding chemotaxis protein CheW, giving the protein MSKSLMASKKVMKNYLSELLTEPEVVESLSQPSIAEQAISRPLAHKENQSLENLLKTVNEPKENTVKKEVNVSSVSKTDLLPIETDKNSAEKHSSPPKSYRQGDFQAMFFKVAGLTIAVPLIELGGIHKVDKTTSLMGKPDWFKGVMLYRDEKINVVDTALWVMPEKCDQALKDSLNYQYIIMLNDSSWGLMAEHLVDTVVLSQDEVKWLDSSDKRPWLAGLVKEKMCALLDVSALIELLDKGSDIYQE; this is encoded by the coding sequence ATGAGTAAATCATTAATGGCTAGTAAAAAGGTAATGAAAAATTATTTATCTGAACTACTAACTGAGCCTGAGGTTGTTGAAAGCTTATCGCAACCAAGTATTGCTGAACAAGCAATCAGTAGACCATTAGCGCATAAAGAAAATCAGTCTTTAGAAAACTTATTAAAAACAGTAAATGAACCGAAAGAAAATACGGTCAAAAAAGAAGTAAATGTTAGTTCTGTTTCAAAGACTGATTTGTTACCGATTGAGACAGATAAAAACAGTGCAGAAAAGCATAGTTCACCACCGAAAAGTTATCGACAAGGTGACTTTCAAGCAATGTTTTTTAAAGTAGCAGGTTTAACCATTGCAGTTCCCTTAATCGAATTAGGTGGAATTCATAAAGTTGACAAAACAACTAGTTTAATGGGGAAACCTGACTGGTTTAAAGGAGTGATGCTGTATCGTGATGAAAAAATTAATGTTGTGGATACCGCATTATGGGTTATGCCAGAAAAATGTGATCAAGCATTAAAAGACTCACTAAATTATCAATATATTATCATGCTTAATGATAGCTCTTGGGGACTGATGGCTGAACATTTAGTTGATACAGTCGTATTGTCTCAAGATGAAGTTAAATGGCTAGATTCTAGCGATAAACGCCCATGGTTAGCGGGCTTAGTCAAAGAAAAAATGTGTGCCTTACTTGATGTAAGTGCTTTGATTGAATTGCTTGATAAAGGCAGTGATATCTATCAAGAATAG
- a CDS encoding chemotaxis protein CheW, with product MSNERRSASDKVEANDEVLQWVTFKLENETYGINVMQVQEVLRYSEIAPVPGAPLYVLGIINLRGNVVTVIDTRSRFGLEPCDITDNTRVVVIESEKQVIGILVDSVAEVVYLKSSEIDVAPNVGNEESAQFIQGVSNRDGELLILVDLDKLLSDDEWDELKQF from the coding sequence ATGTCAAATGAAAGACGAAGTGCAAGTGATAAAGTAGAAGCTAATGATGAGGTATTACAGTGGGTTACCTTTAAGTTAGAAAATGAAACATACGGCATTAATGTAATGCAAGTACAAGAGGTCTTACGCTATAGTGAAATAGCTCCAGTTCCCGGTGCTCCTCTTTACGTACTTGGTATTATTAATCTACGCGGCAATGTGGTCACCGTTATAGATACCCGATCTCGGTTTGGTCTTGAACCATGTGATATTACTGATAATACCCGTGTTGTAGTGATAGAGTCAGAAAAACAAGTCATAGGTATTCTAGTCGATAGTGTTGCTGAGGTTGTTTATTTAAAATCATCAGAAATTGATGTAGCACCAAATGTTGGCAATGAAGAAAGCGCTCAATTTATTCAAGGAGTGTCTAATCGTGATGGCGAGTTACTTATATTAGTCGACTTAGATAAATTACTTTCTGATGATGAGTGGGATGAGCTTAAACAGTTCTAA
- a CDS encoding DUF2802 domain-containing protein: MSLLAVPIIAVLALFLVLLTSIFLFVYINKLKSKIEILNVQMQSTCLQVDELQIVNSKLQHEFDEMAGNNEKRIAENEQVSKQLEHRIKSLQHQAIEQQQLITQWQESQGQDKFYNRAFKLAAKGADIEEIMSECELPRAEVEMLLSVYMQRARSK, from the coding sequence ATGTCATTATTAGCCGTACCAATTATTGCTGTGCTAGCCTTATTTCTCGTGTTGCTCACTAGTATATTTTTATTTGTTTATATAAATAAACTTAAGAGTAAAATTGAAATACTTAATGTACAAATGCAAAGTACTTGTTTACAGGTGGATGAATTACAAATAGTAAATAGTAAGTTGCAGCATGAATTTGATGAAATGGCAGGCAATAATGAAAAACGTATTGCTGAAAATGAACAAGTCTCAAAACAGTTAGAACATCGGATTAAAAGTTTACAGCACCAAGCTATCGAGCAACAACAGCTAATAACACAATGGCAAGAAAGCCAAGGACAGGATAAGTTTTATAATCGTGCTTTTAAATTAGCGGCAAAGGGAGCTGATATTGAAGAGATTATGAGTGAATGCGAACTACCACGAGCAGAAGTTGAAATGCTACTTTCAGTTTACATGCAACGTGCTCGCTCCAAGTAA
- a CDS encoding MlaA family lipoprotein, whose product MSSAITLYFRLLILVSILILSGCSTTSEQQSQDEVNESADVSDPRDPFEIINRPFWTFTWDYVDKYIAKPASDVYTTYTPPFLRTGLYNMALNLNEPASIINNVLQLKFTDAAKSTGRFVLNSTIGLFGFYDPASDFDWSGEQEEFGEVLGSYGIGDGPYLVVPGLGPSSVREEVGDYVDRLYWPLAVIDFWPNIVRLGILALEKRSAVRDQEQLIVESEDPYEFIKNAYFQNMNFKLYDGNPPIIINEAEEAEIDAFLDEFDDID is encoded by the coding sequence GTGAGCTCAGCTATAACGCTATATTTTCGACTTCTTATATTAGTTTCGATTCTCATTCTTTCTGGATGTTCAACCACGTCAGAGCAGCAATCTCAAGATGAGGTAAATGAATCTGCTGATGTCAGCGATCCAAGAGATCCCTTTGAAATTATAAATAGGCCATTTTGGACGTTTACTTGGGATTACGTTGACAAATATATAGCTAAACCTGCTTCAGATGTATACACCACTTATACGCCACCATTTTTACGTACTGGTTTGTACAATATGGCACTCAATTTAAATGAACCTGCGAGCATTATTAATAATGTGCTCCAATTAAAGTTCACTGACGCGGCGAAAAGTACCGGTAGGTTTGTGCTGAACTCAACTATTGGTTTATTTGGCTTTTATGATCCAGCGAGTGATTTTGATTGGTCTGGTGAACAAGAAGAGTTTGGTGAGGTCCTCGGAAGTTATGGCATTGGCGATGGACCATATTTAGTTGTTCCTGGTTTAGGCCCAAGCTCTGTTCGTGAGGAGGTAGGTGATTATGTGGATCGTCTTTATTGGCCGTTAGCTGTCATTGATTTTTGGCCTAACATTGTTCGTCTAGGGATATTAGCATTAGAGAAAAGATCGGCAGTACGAGACCAAGAACAATTAATAGTCGAGTCTGAGGACCCTTATGAGTTTATTAAAAATGCATACTTTCAAAATATGAATTTTAAACTCTATGATGGTAATCCACCGATCATAATTAATGAAGCTGAAGAAGCTGAAATAGACGCATTTCTCGATGAATTTGATGATATAGACTAA
- the ribE gene encoding 6,7-dimethyl-8-ribityllumazine synthase, with protein MNIIEGSFEAKGKKFAIVVSRFNHFIVDSLLDGAVDALKRHGNVNDEDITIVRVPGAYELPLAAKKIAKKGEADAIIAIGAVIRGGTPHFDFVAGESNKGLAQVCLESEIPVSFGVITTDSIEQAIERAGTKAGNKGAEAALGALEMVNVLAQI; from the coding sequence ATGAATATTATTGAAGGTTCGTTTGAAGCAAAAGGCAAGAAATTTGCTATCGTTGTATCGCGTTTTAATCACTTTATAGTTGATAGTTTATTAGACGGCGCTGTTGATGCCCTTAAACGTCATGGTAATGTTAATGACGAAGATATTACTATCGTTCGAGTACCTGGTGCATATGAGTTACCTCTAGCAGCTAAAAAAATTGCTAAAAAAGGCGAGGCGGATGCAATTATTGCCATCGGTGCTGTTATTCGTGGTGGCACTCCGCACTTTGATTTTGTTGCGGGTGAATCTAATAAAGGTTTAGCACAAGTTTGTTTAGAATCTGAGATTCCAGTTTCATTTGGTGTGATTACAACCGACTCTATTGAACAAGCCATTGAACGTGCAGGTACTAAAGCTGGCAATAAGGGTGCTGAAGCTGCTCTTGGTGCATTAGAAATGGTTAATGTATTAGCTCAAATTTAA
- the nusB gene encoding transcription antitermination factor NusB, with translation MKPSPRRKARELAVQAVYSWQVSKNPVNDIEVNFIADNSKRRFDIEYFQLLLRGVTTNIGSIDEAIIPYVDRPLDDIDQVEKAILRVAVFELKDCTDVPYRVVINEAIELAKSFAADDSHKFVNGVLDKTVKLIRPQE, from the coding sequence GTGAAACCTTCTCCTAGAAGAAAAGCCCGTGAACTAGCTGTACAAGCTGTATATTCATGGCAAGTTAGTAAAAATCCTGTAAATGATATTGAAGTTAACTTTATCGCAGACAACAGTAAACGTCGTTTTGATATTGAATATTTTCAATTATTATTGCGTGGCGTAACCACCAATATTGGTTCAATAGATGAGGCTATCATTCCTTATGTAGACCGTCCCCTTGATGATATTGACCAAGTGGAAAAGGCTATCTTACGCGTGGCAGTATTTGAATTAAAAGACTGTACCGATGTACCTTATCGCGTAGTGATTAATGAAGCTATAGAGTTAGCTAAATCATTTGCAGCGGATGATAGTCATAAGTTTGTTAACGGTGTTTTAGATAAAACCGTTAAATTAATTCGCCCTCAAGAATAA
- the thiL gene encoding thiamine-phosphate kinase has protein sequence MKEFELIKHFFTKQAVKRKDVVLGIGDDCAVLSPIENQNIVVTTDTLVAGVHFPFDTSPRAIGHKAVAVNLSDIAAMGAKPSWLSLAITLPNIDEAWLIEFCEGVFELCEFYNVELIGGDTTQGPLSITITAQGLTPEGSYLSRSGAKSGDWLYVTGELGDAALALQQITGKVDIEPQFIDIIKNKLDYPKPRVLAGQTLREYASSAIDLSDGLIADLGHICQASNVGANIVLDALPLSNIMRDSLLTDDAITLALSGGDDYELLFTVNEDNKVGMETAMSHAGTPVTCIGQLNASQTISTTLNNKPVPINTAGFEHFSE, from the coding sequence ATGAAAGAGTTCGAGTTAATAAAGCATTTCTTCACTAAACAAGCAGTTAAACGGAAAGATGTTGTGCTTGGTATTGGGGACGATTGTGCTGTTTTATCACCTATTGAGAATCAAAATATAGTGGTAACAACAGATACATTAGTTGCTGGAGTACACTTTCCATTTGATACTAGCCCACGAGCTATAGGTCATAAAGCCGTTGCAGTTAATTTATCTGATATTGCTGCGATGGGAGCTAAGCCAAGTTGGTTATCTTTAGCAATAACGTTACCTAACATAGATGAAGCTTGGTTAATTGAGTTTTGTGAAGGTGTCTTTGAATTATGTGAGTTTTATAACGTAGAGCTCATTGGTGGGGATACCACACAAGGTCCGTTAAGTATAACTATTACTGCCCAAGGTCTTACCCCTGAAGGTAGTTATTTATCTCGTTCTGGTGCTAAATCGGGTGATTGGCTTTATGTCACTGGTGAACTCGGTGACGCCGCGTTAGCTTTACAGCAAATAACCGGTAAAGTAGATATTGAACCACAGTTTATCGATATTATAAAAAATAAGCTCGATTATCCCAAACCGCGTGTATTAGCGGGGCAAACACTTCGAGAATATGCTTCTTCGGCCATTGATCTTTCTGATGGACTAATTGCCGATTTGGGTCACATATGTCAAGCCTCTAATGTTGGCGCGAATATTGTTCTTGATGCTTTACCCCTGTCTAATATTATGCGAGATAGTTTACTTACGGATGATGCCATTACCTTGGCTTTATCAGGCGGTGATGATTATGAACTATTATTTACAGTGAACGAAGATAACAAAGTGGGTATGGAAACGGCAATGTCTCATGCTGGTACACCTGTGACATGCATTGGTCAATTAAACGCATCGCAGACTATTTCGACCACATTGAATAATAAGCCAGTTCCGATTAATACTGCAGGTTTTGAGCATTTTTCCGAATAG
- a CDS encoding phosphatidylglycerophosphatase A family protein has translation MSGKNTKVNFNLANPVQFLALGFGSGLAPKAPGTFGTLAAVPLFLLMSGLSPLLYGSLVFIVCIAGIYICGKAASDVGVHDHGAIVWDEFAGFFITMFMIPVSWQSVLVGFILFRIFDIAKPWPISVADKKLTGGFGIMFDDVLAGLFALGIMHIIF, from the coding sequence ATGTCGGGTAAAAATACAAAAGTTAACTTTAACCTCGCTAATCCAGTTCAATTTTTAGCATTAGGTTTTGGTAGTGGCCTAGCACCAAAAGCACCCGGTACTTTTGGTACACTTGCGGCGGTGCCATTATTTTTATTAATGAGCGGCTTATCACCATTACTCTATGGTTCACTTGTATTCATTGTTTGTATCGCAGGTATTTATATTTGTGGTAAAGCGGCAAGCGATGTTGGCGTTCATGACCATGGTGCAATTGTCTGGGATGAATTTGCTGGTTTTTTTATAACTATGTTTATGATACCGGTAAGTTGGCAGAGTGTTCTAGTCGGCTTTATCTTATTTCGAATTTTTGATATAGCTAAACCCTGGCCGATATCTGTTGCAGATAAAAAACTAACTGGCGGCTTTGGTATTATGTTTGACGACGTGTTGGCTGGATTATTTGCACTAGGCATTATGCATATTATTTTCTAA
- the hpf gene encoding ribosome hibernation-promoting factor, HPF/YfiA family, with protein MKINLSGHHVEVNDSIKEHIEEKFSKIANHFPTLIALDVIISKEHHKHQVELTTTYEGGRISATGTDEVMYPAIASAAKKLDAALKHRKGQLKANLHTKPDPTTPEIAHEKVQEMNLA; from the coding sequence ATGAAAATAAATCTTTCTGGTCATCACGTAGAAGTTAACGATTCAATCAAAGAGCATATCGAAGAAAAATTCTCTAAAATAGCAAACCACTTTCCAACACTAATTGCCTTAGACGTAATTATTTCTAAAGAACACCATAAACATCAAGTTGAGTTAACTACAACTTATGAGGGTGGCCGTATTTCCGCCACTGGTACTGATGAAGTTATGTATCCCGCTATTGCTAGTGCAGCAAAAAAACTAGATGCGGCGCTTAAACATAGAAAGGGTCAACTAAAAGCCAACTTACATACCAAACCAGATCCTACTACACCTGAAATTGCTCATGAAAAAGTTCAAGAAATGAACTTAGCTTAA
- a CDS encoding efflux RND transporter periplasmic adaptor subunit: MLKRFFKNTTRSNLTTSKFVVFGLLSLTLTACSKEEVKVKPPAPAVSVYSIQSQSIGGYREFVARTEASKEANLRARVEGELLERRFREGSFVEKGQVLLRIDPAAYEAALSSAKADLSSKESGEENAKRNLKRANDLINDGYISQSDFDRLTTEESQAKSAVKSAQAALEQAELDLSYTTITAPFSGLIGKVNYNVGNIVSPTSNTLATLIISDPIFVSFQVEESTYVSYQQEHQGSNSDEGGEFDISLRLPNNSEYPEHGKLDFADTKISEGMGTVELRTVFPNPHNIIIPGLFVTLILESKSKEEMALIPQAAVQEGQQGKFVLIVDENNTVKQRHVVLGRRINAMWVAEKGVSIGEKVIVEGLQKVRSGVEVRGVEKHVDPIVGTISDIDDKSVDSSKVTEPTISPSATTDK; this comes from the coding sequence ATGCTCAAGCGCTTTTTTAAAAACACTACCCGATCTAACCTAACAACGAGTAAGTTTGTAGTTTTTGGACTTTTATCCCTAACACTTACGGCTTGTAGTAAGGAAGAAGTTAAGGTTAAACCTCCAGCACCTGCAGTTTCTGTCTACTCAATCCAATCCCAATCTATTGGCGGCTATCGTGAATTTGTCGCACGTACAGAAGCGTCTAAAGAAGCTAATTTACGAGCTCGAGTTGAAGGCGAATTACTTGAACGTCGTTTTCGTGAGGGGAGTTTTGTTGAAAAGGGTCAAGTGTTATTAAGAATAGATCCAGCTGCCTATGAAGCGGCCTTATCATCTGCAAAAGCTGATTTAAGTTCGAAAGAGTCTGGTGAAGAAAATGCCAAACGTAATTTAAAGCGAGCAAATGATCTTATTAATGATGGTTACATTTCACAATCAGACTTTGACCGATTAACAACAGAAGAGTCACAAGCAAAATCGGCTGTTAAGTCTGCACAAGCTGCACTTGAACAAGCTGAACTTGATTTAAGCTACACCACAATCACAGCCCCTTTTAGTGGCCTTATTGGTAAAGTGAATTACAACGTGGGAAATATTGTTAGCCCTACGAGTAATACTTTGGCTACTCTCATTATTAGTGATCCTATTTTTGTTAGTTTTCAAGTGGAAGAAAGCACCTACGTCTCATATCAACAAGAGCATCAGGGGTCGAATAGTGACGAAGGAGGTGAATTTGATATCTCTTTGCGCTTACCTAACAATTCAGAATATCCAGAGCATGGAAAGTTAGATTTTGCTGATACTAAAATTTCCGAAGGCATGGGAACAGTCGAGCTGAGAACTGTTTTCCCGAATCCTCATAACATCATTATCCCAGGCTTGTTTGTTACCTTGATTCTTGAAAGTAAAAGTAAAGAAGAAATGGCGTTAATTCCACAAGCGGCAGTACAAGAAGGCCAACAAGGAAAGTTTGTTTTAATTGTCGATGAAAATAATACAGTAAAACAACGTCACGTAGTGCTAGGTAGAAGAATTAATGCCATGTGGGTTGCAGAAAAGGGTGTCTCTATTGGTGAAAAAGTCATCGTTGAAGGATTACAAAAAGTTCGTTCTGGAGTTGAAGTTAGAGGCGTTGAAAAGCATGTTGATCCAATCGTCGGTACAATATCAGATATTGATGATAAATCAGTGGACTCTTCAAAAGTGACTGAACCAACCATTAGCCCTAGTGCTACAACTGATAAGTAA